One part of the Anaerolineae bacterium genome encodes these proteins:
- a CDS encoding D-tyrosyl-tRNA(Tyr) deacylase, which translates to MRVVLQRVTRGSVTVDGRVVGAVDQGFVALVGVTHTDTEQQADLLARKTAHLRVFEDDEGKLNRSVLDIGGGVLVISQFTLYADARKGRRPAFVDAARPEQAEPLVLAYARKLQEYGVTRVEHGVFGALMTVEIVNQGPVTIILDTDTL; encoded by the coding sequence ATGCGCGTGGTGTTGCAACGGGTGACGCGGGGATCGGTCACGGTGGACGGGCGGGTTGTCGGCGCGGTGGATCAGGGCTTTGTCGCCCTGGTGGGCGTCACCCATACCGACACCGAGCAGCAGGCCGATCTGCTGGCCCGCAAAACGGCCCATCTGCGCGTCTTTGAGGACGACGAGGGCAAGCTCAACCGCTCGGTGCTGGATATAGGCGGCGGCGTCCTGGTGATCTCCCAGTTCACGCTGTACGCCGATGCCCGCAAGGGCCGCCGCCCGGCCTTCGTCGATGCTGCCCGCCCGGAGCAGGCCGAACCGCTGGTGCTGGCCTACGCCCGCAAGTTGCAGGAGTACGGCGTGACGCGGGTGGAACACGGTGTCTTTGGCGCGCTGATGACCGTCGAGATCGTCAACCAGGGGCCGGTGACGATCATCCTCGACACAGACACATTGTAG
- a CDS encoding FHA domain-containing protein, with protein sequence MLVCANCGHLNRSGVVFCENCGTSLENTAAAGATRSFGETDVAVSEPIISAGSDHFPAGSQLRFEIEGAPEPLIIRPGQQVIFGRRDPATGAMPDVDLTPYAGYRMGVSRRHAALRLTDDEHLDVWDLGSSNGSFLNGQRLNPHQPYRLRDGDRLRLGQMVIRIIFQPPPGVLGELPNHSADTTPEEPPQTTGAPAAENNNLIETITGPALQELLDSMPPLRRSEPGQPTTRAVEPPSEDVPPAPDDKKQGDA encoded by the coding sequence ATGCTAGTTTGCGCAAACTGCGGGCACCTTAATCGATCCGGTGTGGTCTTCTGTGAGAACTGCGGCACCAGCCTGGAAAATACGGCCGCTGCCGGGGCCACCCGCTCGTTTGGCGAGACGGATGTCGCCGTGAGCGAGCCGATCATCAGCGCGGGGAGCGACCACTTTCCGGCAGGCTCGCAGTTGCGCTTTGAGATCGAGGGAGCGCCGGAGCCGTTAATAATCCGCCCTGGCCAGCAGGTGATCTTTGGCCGCCGCGACCCGGCCACAGGCGCCATGCCCGATGTTGATCTGACACCTTACGCCGGTTACCGGATGGGCGTCAGCCGCCGCCATGCGGCGCTGCGCCTGACCGATGATGAGCACCTGGATGTCTGGGACCTGGGCAGCAGCAATGGCTCTTTCCTCAACGGTCAGCGGCTCAACCCGCATCAGCCGTATCGCCTGCGCGACGGCGACCGGCTGCGGCTGGGGCAGATGGTGATCCGCATCATCTTCCAGCCTCCGCCGGGGGTCCTGGGGGAGCTTCCCAATCACTCCGCCGACACAACCCCTGAGGAGCCGCCCCAAACCACCGGTGCGCCCGCCGCCGAAAACAACAACCTGATCGAGACGATCACCGGCCCGGCGCTGCAGGAACTGCTCGATTCGATGCCCCCTCTGCGCCGCAGCGAACCAGGCCAGCCGACTACCCGCGCTGTGGAGCCGCCATCCGAGGATGTTCCGCCTGCTCCCGATGATAAGAAGCAGGGTGACGCCTGA
- a CDS encoding aldo/keto reductase, producing MQYRRFGRLGWQVSEVGYGMWGLAGWTGSDDEETMQSLHRSVELGCNFFDTAWGYGEGHSERLLGQLVRAYPEKRLYVATKIPPKNRIWPSRSHFKLMDVFPPDYIREYTEKSLANLGVERIDLMQFHVWEDAWANDESWQNAVDDLKREGLITSMGVSVNRWEPDNVLETLKTGLIDAVQVIYNIFDQAPEDHLFPLAQELDIAIIARVPFDEGTLTGTLTKDTRWPEGDWRNTYFVPENLNASVDRAEALRPLIPPGMTMAEMALRFILSNPTVSTVIPGMRKLHHVEANIAASDGAGLPAGLIEKLRAHRWDRTPTDWSQ from the coding sequence ATGCAGTACCGCAGATTTGGCCGCCTGGGCTGGCAGGTCAGCGAGGTTGGGTACGGGATGTGGGGCCTGGCCGGCTGGACCGGCTCCGACGATGAAGAGACCATGCAATCGCTGCACCGGTCGGTTGAGCTGGGCTGCAACTTCTTTGACACCGCCTGGGGCTACGGCGAGGGCCACAGTGAGCGCCTGTTGGGTCAGCTTGTGCGCGCCTACCCAGAGAAGCGGCTGTATGTCGCCACCAAGATTCCGCCCAAGAATCGCATCTGGCCGTCCAGGTCGCATTTCAAGCTGATGGACGTCTTCCCACCCGATTACATCCGCGAGTATACGGAAAAGAGCCTGGCCAACCTGGGTGTGGAACGGATCGACCTGATGCAGTTCCATGTCTGGGAAGATGCCTGGGCCAATGACGAGAGCTGGCAGAACGCCGTCGACGATCTCAAGCGCGAGGGATTGATCACATCGATGGGAGTCAGCGTCAACCGGTGGGAGCCGGATAACGTTCTGGAAACGCTCAAAACCGGCCTGATCGACGCCGTGCAGGTGATCTACAACATCTTTGATCAGGCGCCGGAGGATCACCTGTTCCCGCTGGCGCAGGAACTGGACATCGCCATCATCGCCCGCGTGCCTTTCGATGAAGGCACGCTCACCGGCACGTTGACCAAAGACACCCGCTGGCCGGAAGGCGACTGGCGCAATACGTACTTTGTGCCGGAAAACCTCAACGCCTCGGTCGACCGGGCGGAGGCTCTGCGTCCGCTGATCCCGCCGGGGATGACCATGGCGGAGATGGCCCTGCGCTTCATCCTCTCCAACCCGACAGTCAGCACGGTCATCCCCGGTATGCGCAAGTTGCATCACGTGGAAGCCAACATCGCCGCCAGCGACGGCGCGGGTTTACCCGCCGGGTTGATCGAGAAGCTGCGCGCCCACCGCTGGGATCGCACCCCGACCGACTGGTCGCAGTAG
- a CDS encoding DUF2723 domain-containing protein, producing the protein MTRRALSGGWLPFLAALAGLLIVYLPTVQPIPAGSGHYTMLDTGETQIVLNVWGTLHATGYPLYVMTGSALVAALRLAGVGPATAPALVSLLWGVLALAVFYALLRHLTGRTWASAVVIVLFGLMRTVWIHQVIAEVYSFGLLILVGLLALALWRAPVRGRILGLALLGGIGVGHHRALAFTAPALIVAAWPSLWRGDSGGTSPASWRAGIARLAQLAVAGLPLAAAGVFLPYLYLWARARAGAAWVYGDPSTLAGLWAQFSGEEAGRYIGLPGTWDALQANLALVNSVLLTDLTLPGLLAGLAGLIVALWEPHQRRAAVALLLNAAVPYTFHVLFYQDVLSALILPILVSAAGGWLLLADRLLRLAGERPAGRARLIPVGLLAVAVLAAGFLLGTNGPFIAGLVSDPAGLKAIATAAGTPPGATLMIPWGVQYFAVRFAQDVDPALAPGLRNVPIVDHRTDLLALARDGILVVPAETLWNQPPAWWEARLGQLPVAQAAAPGLVQIGLTPGRIADPPDSFGPAAERITCAAGRVILEVMWYTPETPAEDLSVFVHALDANGTILAQADQIAPVYGWRPLTTWRAGEAVRDVYALDADPATVRRVRYGLYRITAAGFENVYTYTVEVNCPPEEAGLRF; encoded by the coding sequence ATGACCCGCCGTGCGCTTTCCGGCGGCTGGCTGCCGTTTCTGGCGGCGCTGGCCGGCCTGCTGATCGTCTACCTGCCCACCGTGCAGCCCATCCCGGCCGGGTCCGGGCATTACACCATGCTGGACACGGGCGAAACGCAGATCGTGCTCAACGTCTGGGGCACGCTGCACGCCACCGGCTACCCGCTGTATGTCATGACGGGCAGCGCCCTGGTGGCAGCGCTGCGGCTGGCCGGCGTCGGACCGGCGACAGCGCCGGCGCTGGTCTCTCTACTGTGGGGGGTGCTGGCGCTGGCCGTTTTCTACGCCCTGCTGCGCCACCTGACCGGGCGGACGTGGGCGTCCGCCGTCGTCATTGTGCTGTTCGGCCTGATGCGCACAGTCTGGATTCACCAGGTCATCGCCGAAGTCTACTCGTTCGGTTTGTTGATCCTGGTCGGGTTGCTGGCGCTGGCCCTGTGGCGCGCGCCTGTTCGGGGGCGCATCCTGGGGCTGGCCCTGCTGGGTGGGATCGGCGTCGGGCATCACCGCGCTCTGGCCTTCACCGCACCAGCCCTGATTGTTGCTGCCTGGCCGTCGCTCTGGCGCGGCGATTCCGGCGGCACCTCTCCCGCGTCGTGGCGCGCCGGAATCGCCCGGCTGGCGCAGCTGGCGGTGGCTGGCCTGCCGCTGGCTGCAGCGGGCGTCTTCCTGCCGTACCTTTACCTGTGGGCGCGGGCCAGGGCGGGCGCAGCCTGGGTCTATGGCGATCCATCGACGCTAGCCGGGCTGTGGGCGCAGTTCAGCGGGGAAGAAGCCGGGCGGTACATCGGCCTGCCGGGGACATGGGACGCGCTGCAGGCCAACCTGGCGCTGGTCAACAGCGTGCTGCTGACCGATCTGACACTGCCGGGTTTGCTGGCCGGGCTGGCCGGGTTGATCGTTGCCCTGTGGGAGCCGCACCAACGCCGGGCGGCGGTCGCCCTGTTGCTCAATGCGGCGGTGCCATATACCTTTCACGTCCTGTTTTACCAGGACGTGCTCTCCGCGCTGATCCTGCCGATACTGGTCTCGGCGGCAGGCGGCTGGCTGTTGCTGGCTGACCGTCTGCTGCGCCTGGCCGGGGAGCGCCCAGCGGGCCGGGCACGGCTGATCCCGGTCGGTTTGCTGGCGGTGGCGGTGCTGGCGGCAGGATTCTTGCTGGGGACAAACGGCCCGTTCATCGCCGGGCTGGTGAGCGATCCCGCTGGGCTGAAAGCCATCGCCACCGCGGCAGGCACGCCGCCCGGCGCGACACTGATGATCCCCTGGGGGGTGCAGTACTTTGCCGTCAGGTTCGCCCAGGATGTCGACCCGGCGCTGGCGCCCGGCCTGCGCAATGTGCCGATCGTCGATCACCGTACCGACTTACTGGCGCTGGCGCGGGATGGGATACTGGTCGTCCCGGCGGAGACGCTGTGGAATCAGCCGCCGGCCTGGTGGGAGGCGCGGCTGGGCCAGCTGCCGGTCGCCCAGGCCGCCGCCCCGGGGCTGGTGCAGATCGGCCTGACGCCGGGGCGCATCGCCGACCCGCCGGATTCCTTTGGTCCTGCTGCTGAACGGATCACCTGCGCCGCCGGTCGGGTGATCCTGGAAGTGATGTGGTACACGCCGGAGACGCCTGCCGAAGACCTGAGCGTGTTTGTCCATGCCCTGGACGCAAACGGGACGATCCTCGCCCAGGCTGACCAGATTGCGCCGGTGTATGGCTGGCGGCCGCTGACCACCTGGCGGGCGGGCGAGGCCGTGCGCGATGTCTACGCCCTGGACGCCGACCCGGCGACTGTGCGCCGGGTGCGTTACGGCCTGTACCGGATCACCGCCGCCGGCTTTGAGAATGTCTACACATACACGGTTGAGGTGAACTGCCCGCCAGAGGAAGCGGGTCTGCGTTTTTGA
- a CDS encoding glycoside hydrolase family 1 protein has product MRDRLQAELHFPPGFLWGTATAAHQVEGGNRNNWSAWEALGGGRIFGDHVSGQACDWWNGRAEEDFARAASLHNNALRLSVEWSRIEPEPGRWDTAALERYRAMLDDLHARGLEPMVTLHHFTNPLWLEARGAWLDEETPRLFARFATKVAEAFGERVTLWCTINEPVVYATEGYLIGEWPPGHRSLDETFRVVAQLVRGHAAAYRAIKAVRPAAQIGFAKHQMTVAPGTLLIGHLGAALIHYLFNEAIFGPFNGRRLNFLVRSFSIPEARGTLDWIGLQYYAAQHIYLSRSSDTPLPGIEMRTPEGRPRGPRDWGELAPEQILPRLKHLYRLVRRPLYVTEAGVPDPDDSIRPAYLARTLRAVWQACMHNYPVRGFFFWSLVDNFEWAEGYDPRYRFGLYGVDFQTQERTERRSARLYRAVCAANALTAAIVREHAPEAFDAIFPTPQPVA; this is encoded by the coding sequence ATGCGCGACAGGCTGCAAGCCGAACTACACTTCCCGCCGGGCTTCCTGTGGGGCACGGCGACCGCCGCCCATCAGGTGGAGGGCGGCAACCGCAACAACTGGTCCGCCTGGGAAGCCCTGGGCGGGGGACGCATCTTCGGGGATCACGTCAGCGGGCAGGCCTGCGACTGGTGGAATGGCCGCGCTGAGGAAGACTTCGCCCGCGCTGCATCCCTGCATAATAACGCCCTGCGCCTGTCGGTCGAATGGAGCCGCATTGAACCGGAGCCGGGCCGCTGGGATACAGCAGCGCTGGAGCGCTACCGGGCCATGCTCGATGACCTGCACGCCAGAGGGCTGGAGCCGATGGTGACGCTCCACCACTTTACCAACCCGCTGTGGCTGGAAGCGCGCGGAGCATGGCTGGATGAGGAGACTCCGCGCCTGTTCGCCCGCTTCGCAACGAAAGTAGCGGAAGCGTTCGGTGAGCGGGTGACACTGTGGTGCACGATCAACGAGCCGGTGGTCTACGCTACGGAGGGTTACCTGATCGGTGAGTGGCCGCCCGGCCACCGCAGCCTGGATGAAACCTTCCGGGTGGTTGCACAACTGGTGCGTGGCCATGCCGCCGCCTACCGGGCGATCAAGGCCGTCCGGCCAGCGGCGCAGATCGGCTTTGCCAAACATCAGATGACGGTCGCGCCCGGCACGCTGCTGATCGGGCATCTCGGCGCCGCGCTGATCCACTACCTGTTCAACGAGGCGATCTTCGGGCCGTTCAACGGCCGGCGGCTCAACTTCCTGGTGCGCTCATTCAGCATCCCTGAGGCGCGCGGGACACTGGACTGGATCGGGCTGCAGTACTACGCTGCCCAGCACATCTATCTGAGCAGGTCGTCTGACACCCCTTTGCCGGGGATCGAGATGCGTACGCCGGAAGGCCGGCCCCGCGGCCCGCGGGACTGGGGGGAACTGGCCCCGGAACAGATTCTGCCGCGCCTCAAGCACCTCTATCGCCTTGTCCGCCGGCCACTCTACGTGACTGAGGCGGGCGTCCCTGATCCTGACGATAGCATCCGGCCCGCCTACCTGGCCCGCACGCTGCGCGCCGTGTGGCAGGCCTGCATGCACAACTACCCGGTGCGGGGCTTCTTCTTCTGGAGCCTGGTGGATAATTTCGAGTGGGCAGAGGGCTACGACCCGCGCTACCGCTTTGGTCTGTACGGGGTAGACTTTCAGACGCAAGAACGGACGGAACGCCGCAGCGCCCGGCTGTACCGGGCTGTGTGCGCAGCTAACGCCCTGACCGCCGCCATCGTCCGCGAACATGCGCCGGAAGCGTTCGACGCCATCTTTCCCACCCCGCAGCCGGTGGCATGA
- a CDS encoding DUF2703 domain-containing protein, whose protein sequence is MDVELLHFDGCPSWQSALEELRAALAELAIQAEVRLVRVETDEQAQTTRFVGSPTIRVNGADLFPVGHTQYALGCRVYATPGGLRGWPDRAMIAAALREIR, encoded by the coding sequence ATGGACGTAGAACTGCTACACTTTGACGGCTGCCCCTCCTGGCAGTCAGCCCTGGAAGAACTACGCGCCGCGCTGGCCGAGCTGGCGATCCAGGCGGAAGTGAGGCTGGTGCGCGTAGAAACTGACGAACAGGCTCAGACGACCCGTTTTGTGGGATCGCCCACGATTCGGGTCAACGGCGCTGATTTGTTCCCGGTGGGGCACACCCAGTACGCGCTGGGGTGCCGCGTTTATGCCACGCCGGGAGGACTACGCGGCTGGCCGGATCGGGCCATGATCGCGGCGGCGCTGCGCGAGATTCGCTAG
- a CDS encoding fructose 1,6-bisphosphatase: protein MDRITLSVIKADVGGYVGHSAMHSELIAEATRQLEGARRDGLIVDFHVTACGDDLELIMTHSRGVDDETIHHRAWDVFEACTAVARRLKLYGAGQDLLADAFSGNVKGMGPGVAEMTFEERPSEPVIIFMADKTSAGAWNLPLCKMFADPFNTAGLVIAPPLHDGFRFEVHDVKQNKRIFFDTPAEYYDLLVFIGAAGRYMVKAVYGRNGEIGAVSSTQRLALIAGKYVGKDDPVCIVRGQGQFPAIGEILEPFTLPHIVEGWMRGSHYGPLMPVPLRNATPSRFDGPPRVVALGFQLAEGRLIGPRDMFDDPGFDEARRACNVLADQLRQHGPFEPHRLPMDEMEYTTLPQVREKLQARWEELPA from the coding sequence ATGGACCGCATCACGTTGAGTGTGATCAAGGCTGATGTTGGCGGTTACGTGGGGCACTCGGCCATGCACAGCGAATTGATCGCCGAGGCCACCCGGCAGCTTGAGGGGGCGCGGCGCGACGGGCTGATCGTCGATTTTCACGTGACCGCCTGCGGCGATGACCTGGAGCTGATTATGACTCACAGCCGGGGCGTCGATGATGAGACCATCCATCACAGGGCATGGGATGTATTTGAGGCGTGTACAGCGGTGGCCCGACGTTTGAAACTATATGGTGCGGGGCAGGACCTGCTGGCAGACGCTTTTTCCGGCAACGTGAAAGGCATGGGGCCTGGCGTAGCCGAGATGACGTTTGAGGAGCGCCCATCCGAGCCGGTGATCATCTTCATGGCGGATAAAACCTCCGCCGGAGCGTGGAATCTGCCACTATGCAAGATGTTTGCCGATCCCTTCAACACCGCCGGATTGGTTATCGCGCCGCCGCTGCATGATGGCTTCCGTTTTGAAGTGCATGATGTCAAGCAGAACAAGCGAATCTTCTTTGACACACCGGCGGAATATTACGATCTGTTGGTGTTCATTGGTGCGGCGGGTCGCTATATGGTCAAGGCAGTCTACGGCCGGAACGGCGAGATCGGCGCGGTGTCTTCCACCCAGCGGCTGGCGCTGATCGCCGGCAAATACGTTGGCAAAGATGACCCGGTGTGCATCGTTCGCGGGCAGGGTCAGTTCCCGGCAATCGGCGAAATTCTGGAACCGTTTACGCTGCCGCATATCGTGGAAGGCTGGATGCGTGGCTCGCACTATGGCCCACTGATGCCCGTCCCGCTGCGCAATGCTACACCGAGTCGCTTTGATGGGCCGCCGCGTGTGGTAGCGCTGGGGTTCCAGCTGGCGGAAGGCCGCCTGATCGGGCCGCGGGATATGTTCGATGATCCTGGCTTCGATGAGGCACGGCGGGCATGTAATGTCCTGGCTGACCAGTTGCGCCAGCACGGGCCGTTTGAGCCGCACCGACTGCCGATGGACGAGATGGAGTATACGACGCTGCCGCAGGTGCGGGAGAAGTTGCAGGCGCGGTGGGAGGAATTGCCCGCCTGA
- a CDS encoding PHP domain-containing protein: MPLNRIDLHVHSTASDGEFRPSEVVVLALRHRLDAIALTDHDTTAGLPEALEAAAGSPLLVLAGVELSTMQPDGEAIDLLGYGVDPADGTFEARLRLLRSARRDRAEQIAARLAALGAPISLERVYTLAAGGAVARPHIAQALLEAGHVHTIQEAFDRYIGNGGPAYVPHLPLPIEEAIALIHAAGGVAVLAHPVRVRDYAARLGSWVDAGLDGLEVYYPDHSPTFTRDAWVAARRYGLIMTGGSDFHRPEADGTIRLGRQPVPPACVEQILARRERYR; the protein is encoded by the coding sequence ATGCCCCTCAACCGCATTGATCTACACGTCCACAGTACCGCCTCCGATGGCGAATTCCGGCCATCGGAGGTTGTTGTCCTGGCTTTGCGCCACCGCCTCGACGCCATCGCCCTGACCGATCACGATACCACTGCCGGTCTGCCGGAGGCGCTGGAAGCCGCCGCAGGCAGCCCCCTGCTGGTTCTGGCGGGGGTGGAACTTTCCACGATGCAGCCAGACGGGGAAGCGATCGATCTGCTGGGTTACGGCGTGGACCCTGCCGATGGCACCTTTGAAGCGCGGCTGCGCCTGCTACGTTCGGCGCGCCGCGATCGTGCCGAACAAATCGCCGCCCGCCTGGCCGCGCTGGGCGCACCGATCTCCCTGGAGCGTGTCTATACCCTGGCCGCGGGTGGGGCGGTCGCCCGCCCGCACATCGCCCAGGCCCTGCTGGAAGCCGGGCATGTCCACACCATACAGGAAGCGTTCGATCGCTACATCGGGAATGGTGGGCCGGCGTATGTCCCCCATCTCCCATTGCCCATCGAGGAGGCCATCGCCCTGATTCATGCGGCGGGGGGTGTAGCCGTACTGGCCCATCCGGTTCGCGTCCGGGATTACGCCGCCCGGCTTGGCAGCTGGGTTGATGCCGGGCTGGATGGCCTGGAAGTCTATTACCCCGATCACAGCCCGACCTTCACGCGGGACGCGTGGGTAGCCGCCCGCCGCTACGGCCTGATCATGACCGGCGGTAGCGATTTCCACCGCCCGGAAGCCGATGGCACGATCCGGCTGGGGCGTCAGCCCGTGCCACCGGCCTGTGTCGAGCAGATTCTCGCCCGCCGTGAACGCTACCGCTGA
- a CDS encoding stage V sporulation protein S, with the protein MEHSQVDVIKVSARSRSTAVAGAIAGVIREHSRAEVQAIGAGAVNQAVKAMAIARGYLAEDGIDVVFVPYFTETSIDGQERTAIRMVVETR; encoded by the coding sequence ATGGAACATTCGCAGGTTGACGTAATCAAAGTCTCCGCCCGTTCGCGTTCGACAGCGGTCGCCGGCGCCATCGCCGGGGTGATCCGGGAGCATAGCCGCGCTGAGGTGCAGGCCATCGGCGCCGGGGCGGTCAATCAGGCCGTCAAAGCCATGGCCATCGCCCGCGGGTATCTGGCTGAAGACGGCATCGACGTGGTCTTTGTGCCGTACTTTACCGAGACCTCTATCGACGGGCAGGAGCGTACCGCCATCCGTATGGTTGTTGAGACACGCTAG
- the dnaA gene encoding chromosomal replication initiator protein DnaA: MTAQDAWQATLGQLELQLNRATFETWVKGARLLAYEDGSFIISVRNAYVKSWLEKRLYSSIRRTLADLFGRSVEVRFVVYDPLEEPVDLGPLWPEDEPEVGAAAGEQPYETNLNPRYVFESFVVGSSNQLAHAAAMAVADHPGSAYNPLFIYGDVGLGKTHLLHAIGNACRARGLRALYTSSEQFTNELIDSIRAQNTAAFRNRYRMVDVLLVDDIQFIAGKDSTQEEFFHTFNALHSANSQIVLASDRRPRAMATLEERLRSRFEWGLIVDIQPPDLEMRIAILNDKAEQQGVHLPEALAELIANQVRGNIRELEGVLTQILAQARLAHVPLSDELARRVLREFRAPRRVHTVDTVLEVTAAFHNLTVEDLIGPRRTKKIAIARQQAMYLAREATEASLPQIGAIMGGRDHTTVMHGCAKIAELLESDEEMRQEIKQLRLRLFEGD, from the coding sequence ATGACCGCCCAGGACGCCTGGCAGGCCACCCTGGGGCAGCTTGAACTACAGCTCAACCGGGCGACATTTGAGACCTGGGTCAAAGGCGCCCGGTTGCTGGCCTATGAGGACGGCTCGTTCATCATCAGCGTCCGCAATGCGTATGTCAAATCGTGGCTGGAAAAGCGGCTCTACAGCTCGATCCGCCGCACGCTGGCCGATCTGTTTGGGCGCTCGGTTGAGGTGCGCTTTGTGGTCTACGACCCGCTGGAAGAGCCGGTCGATCTGGGGCCGCTGTGGCCCGAAGACGAGCCGGAGGTGGGCGCCGCCGCCGGCGAACAGCCCTACGAAACCAACCTCAACCCGCGCTATGTCTTCGAATCCTTTGTCGTCGGCAGCAGCAACCAGCTGGCCCACGCTGCGGCGATGGCCGTGGCCGATCATCCCGGCAGCGCCTACAACCCGCTGTTCATCTACGGCGATGTCGGGCTGGGCAAGACCCACCTGCTGCACGCCATTGGCAACGCCTGCCGTGCGCGTGGGTTGCGCGCCCTCTACACCTCCTCCGAACAGTTCACCAACGAACTGATCGATTCCATCCGCGCCCAGAACACCGCCGCCTTCCGCAACCGCTACCGCATGGTGGATGTCCTGCTGGTGGACGACATCCAGTTCATTGCTGGTAAGGACAGCACGCAGGAGGAGTTCTTCCACACCTTCAACGCCCTGCACAGCGCCAATAGCCAGATCGTGCTGGCCAGCGATCGCCGCCCGCGAGCGATGGCCACACTGGAAGAACGGCTGCGTTCTCGCTTCGAATGGGGCCTGATCGTCGACATTCAGCCACCCGATCTGGAGATGCGCATCGCTATCCTCAACGACAAGGCCGAACAGCAGGGCGTTCACCTGCCGGAGGCGCTGGCCGAGCTGATCGCCAACCAGGTGCGGGGCAACATCCGCGAGCTGGAAGGCGTGCTGACCCAGATTCTGGCTCAGGCGCGCCTGGCGCATGTCCCGCTTTCCGATGAACTGGCCCGCCGTGTCCTGCGCGAGTTCCGCGCCCCGCGCCGCGTCCATACCGTTGACACAGTGCTGGAGGTGACCGCGGCCTTTCACAACCTGACGGTGGAGGACCTGATCGGCCCTCGCCGCACCAAGAAGATCGCCATCGCCCGCCAGCAGGCCATGTACCTGGCGCGGGAAGCCACGGAAGCCTCCCTGCCACAGATCGGGGCGATCATGGGCGGGCGCGATCACACCACCGTCATGCACGGCTGCGCCAAGATCGCCGAACTCCTGGAATCGGATGAGGAGATGCGGCAGGAGATCAAGCAGCTTCGCCTGCGTTTATTCGAGGGCGACTGA
- a CDS encoding metallophosphoesterase family protein: MMRLAVLSDIHGNLAALEAVLADLQAAGGADLTWILGDLVAFGPQPAECLAVIRGLPAERTKVIRGNTDRYVTTGARPHAERPTAATWAAHVRQMMGRDAAFGWTAQQLDGEAAEYLDRLGTDLALDIPGYGPVVGFHAGPGDDEMVLLPYTPDDLLLDALLDREGRLAFGGHTHRSMDRDLGTWRFVNPGSVGMPFDGDQRASYALVTFADGVAQVDIRRVAYDIEATIAALQNSDSPARDFTIERLRRAGPPG; encoded by the coding sequence ATGATGCGCCTGGCTGTGCTTTCAGATATTCACGGGAATCTGGCCGCTCTGGAGGCGGTGCTGGCCGACCTACAGGCCGCTGGTGGCGCTGACCTGACCTGGATACTGGGCGATCTGGTCGCCTTTGGCCCGCAGCCAGCCGAATGTCTGGCTGTCATCCGCGGCCTGCCGGCGGAGCGGACCAAGGTCATCCGGGGCAATACTGACCGCTACGTTACCACGGGGGCGCGTCCCCACGCCGAGCGCCCTACCGCCGCTACCTGGGCCGCGCATGTCCGGCAGATGATGGGCCGCGACGCCGCTTTTGGCTGGACGGCCCAGCAACTCGACGGCGAAGCTGCCGAATACCTGGATCGCCTGGGCACAGACCTGGCCCTGGACATCCCCGGCTACGGGCCGGTAGTGGGCTTTCATGCCGGGCCGGGCGATGACGAGATGGTGCTGTTGCCCTACACGCCCGATGATCTGTTGCTGGACGCCCTGCTCGACCGTGAGGGACGGCTGGCCTTCGGCGGGCATACCCACCGCTCGATGGATCGCGACCTGGGGACATGGCGCTTTGTCAACCCCGGCAGCGTCGGCATGCCGTTTGACGGCGACCAGCGAGCCTCTTACGCTCTGGTGACTTTCGCCGATGGTGTGGCGCAGGTAGACATTCGCCGGGTGGCTTACGACATAGAGGCGACCATCGCTGCCCTGCAGAACAGCGATAGCCCGGCCCGCGACTTTACCATCGAACGGCTGCGGCGCGCTGGCCCGCCCGGCTAG